A window of Tautonia plasticadhaerens contains these coding sequences:
- a CDS encoding type II secretion system F family protein yields MSDHPADAGRSPDRPPPTGAVARERSDRAPSINDRDAAEFARLIGGAASGGLALPTALRALAEEAESARVRRGLLRLADRVEDGETLGKALEGDGGAIPDHLVGIARAAERSGRVAEVLSEANRFDRISAEMYRRMLIRLSYPTLLLCVFFGVFQLIAIFVIEDYAAIYRDFGVDLPLLSIWLVGASEVLTRAGWAIPAAIALAGVMIWLAALGSTRSNRRRVASGIPVIGSLWRNAAMAEFAGLLALLVECRLPMPEALRLSSKGVRDSDLIVACSGAAWEVERGRSLAEASRQFRLFPRGFDRLLAWSEANGDLPGALRMAAEIYRARDRSQAVLVGIFATAVAVSLVLFGVILIVLGLHLPLVKLISQLSGGPFLFW; encoded by the coding sequence ATGTCCGACCACCCCGCCGACGCCGGCCGGTCGCCCGACCGACCGCCCCCGACCGGGGCCGTCGCGCGGGAGCGGTCGGATCGAGCCCCAAGCATAAACGACCGCGACGCGGCCGAGTTCGCCCGGCTGATCGGCGGGGCCGCCTCGGGGGGCCTCGCGCTGCCGACCGCGTTGCGGGCGCTGGCCGAGGAGGCGGAATCGGCCCGGGTCCGTCGCGGGCTGCTCCGGCTCGCCGATCGGGTCGAGGATGGGGAGACGCTCGGCAAGGCCCTGGAGGGGGACGGGGGCGCGATCCCCGACCACCTCGTGGGCATCGCCCGGGCCGCCGAGCGCTCGGGGCGGGTCGCCGAGGTGCTCTCGGAGGCGAATCGATTCGATCGGATCAGCGCCGAAATGTACAGACGAATGCTGATCCGTCTCAGCTACCCGACCCTGCTGCTTTGCGTCTTCTTCGGGGTGTTCCAGCTGATCGCCATCTTCGTCATCGAGGATTACGCGGCGATCTACCGCGACTTCGGCGTCGACCTCCCCCTGCTGAGCATCTGGCTGGTGGGCGCCTCCGAGGTGCTGACCCGGGCCGGGTGGGCGATCCCGGCGGCGATCGCCCTGGCGGGCGTGATGATCTGGCTGGCCGCGCTGGGCAGCACGAGGAGCAACCGGAGGCGGGTCGCCAGCGGCATCCCGGTGATCGGGTCGCTCTGGCGGAACGCGGCGATGGCCGAGTTCGCCGGCCTGCTGGCCCTGCTGGTCGAGTGCCGGTTGCCGATGCCGGAGGCGCTTCGGCTCTCGAGCAAGGGGGTGCGGGACTCGGACCTGATCGTCGCCTGCTCCGGGGCGGCCTGGGAGGTCGAGCGTGGGCGGTCGCTGGCCGAGGCCAGCCGGCAGTTCCGCCTCTTTCCCCGGGGCTTCGACCGGCTGCTGGCCTGGTCGGAGGCCAACGGCGATCTGCCCGGGGCGCTCCGGATGGCGGCCGAGATCTACCGGGCCCGGGACCGCTCCCAGGCGGTCCTCGTGGGCATCTTCGCCACCGCCGTGGCGGTGTCGCTCGTGCTGTTCGGCGTGATCCTGATCGTGCTGGGCCTCCACCTCCCGTTGGTGAAGCTGATCTCCCAGCTCTCCGGCGGGCCGTTCCTCTTCTGGTGA
- a CDS encoding type II secretion system F family protein yields the protein MAIGGGAGRLALEDLIALNDEIAALVRAGVPLERGLVGTGRDLRGRLGKVADAVGRRMEAEGCSLGEALEAEAGGLPELYRAAVAAGIRSGRLPAALEGLSTFARSLADLRRAIGLALIYPAIVLVFAFGLFLTFVVVLAPGIDEAFASLGAPPGAAARLARLGESAAIWGPIAMGVIALGFVAWVRSGRASMIGEFGPIRWIPGMRGLVDQARGGMLAELLAILIENRVPLPDALSLASRAVGDERLRALADHAAESARLGGSPGTAPPPELGRSFPPMLRWALLGGHARGDLPESLRLAARTYRERAAARADLIRLVVPTALLVVLGGGAVLLYGLTLFVPFSQLLRGVSL from the coding sequence ATGGCGATCGGGGGCGGGGCGGGTCGACTGGCGTTGGAAGACCTCATCGCGTTGAACGACGAGATCGCCGCGCTCGTCCGCGCCGGGGTTCCGCTGGAGCGGGGGCTGGTGGGGACCGGGCGCGACCTGAGGGGGCGGCTCGGGAAGGTGGCCGATGCGGTCGGCCGGCGGATGGAGGCCGAGGGTTGCTCACTGGGGGAGGCGCTGGAGGCCGAAGCGGGGGGACTGCCGGAGCTGTATCGCGCGGCGGTCGCCGCCGGGATCCGGTCCGGACGGCTGCCGGCGGCGCTGGAAGGGCTGTCCACCTTCGCCCGGTCGCTCGCCGACCTGAGGAGGGCGATCGGCCTGGCGCTGATCTACCCGGCGATCGTCCTGGTGTTCGCCTTCGGCCTGTTCCTCACCTTCGTGGTGGTGCTGGCCCCCGGGATCGACGAGGCGTTCGCCTCCCTCGGGGCGCCGCCCGGGGCGGCGGCCCGGCTCGCCCGGCTGGGCGAGTCGGCGGCGATCTGGGGTCCGATCGCGATGGGGGTCATCGCGCTCGGGTTCGTCGCCTGGGTTCGATCGGGCCGGGCCTCGATGATCGGCGAGTTCGGCCCCATCCGGTGGATCCCCGGCATGCGAGGGCTGGTCGACCAGGCCCGGGGCGGGATGCTCGCCGAGTTGCTGGCGATCCTGATCGAGAACCGGGTCCCCCTGCCCGACGCCCTGTCGCTCGCCTCCCGGGCCGTCGGCGACGAACGCCTCCGGGCGCTCGCCGATCACGCCGCCGAGTCCGCCCGTCTCGGGGGATCCCCGGGGACTGCCCCGCCCCCCGAGTTGGGACGGTCTTTCCCGCCGATGCTCCGCTGGGCGCTGCTGGGCGGGCATGCCCGGGGAGACCTCCCCGAGTCGCTCCGATTGGCCGCCCGGACCTACCGGGAGCGGGCGGCCGCGCGGGCCGACCTCATCCGGCTGGTCGTCCCCACGGCGCTGCTCGTCGTCCTCGGCGGGGGGGCGGTCCTGCTCTACGGCCTGACCCTGTTCGTCCCGTTCTCGCAGCTCCTCCGGGGCGTCTCGCTCTGA
- a CDS encoding GspE/PulE family protein, with product MPPDPPGPDPAPALARLDPASPRFATEAVDLLLDASRRAGASDLHLQPGPEGLAARCRIDGVLQPLAVLPGELAPNVVARLKVLADLLTYRTDVPQEGRIRSSPGRPETRVSTFPTLHGERAVVRLFADPGRLLDLDDLGLGPGLLDPLRVALAEASGLIVLCGPAGSGKTTTLYASLHALASSSGGHRCIATLEDPIEAAVPGVVQSQVNPSAGFSLESGLRSLLRQDPEVIAVGEIRDPATAEVAFQAALTGHLVLTTFHAGSAAGAVGRLSDMGIEPYLLRSGVRAILSQRLVRLLCDSCARPIRSADDPALLGLPVGRCRAPVGCDRCRGAGYLGRTPVAELLVPGRGPVARAVLSRADVDRIESAAVASGMVPLWDHARSFASSGLTSPAEIRRVFGLVHHPAPEGPASDPRVEAITEGGDANSRPR from the coding sequence ATGCCACCCGACCCGCCCGGCCCCGACCCGGCCCCGGCCCTGGCCCGGCTCGACCCCGCCTCCCCCCGCTTCGCGACGGAGGCGGTCGACCTGCTCCTGGACGCCTCCCGGCGAGCGGGGGCGAGCGACCTGCACCTCCAGCCCGGGCCCGAGGGGCTCGCCGCCCGATGCCGGATCGACGGCGTCCTCCAGCCCCTCGCGGTCCTGCCCGGGGAGCTGGCCCCCAACGTGGTGGCCCGCCTGAAGGTGCTGGCCGACCTGCTCACCTACCGCACCGACGTGCCCCAGGAGGGCCGCATCCGGTCCTCCCCCGGCCGGCCCGAGACCCGGGTCAGCACCTTCCCCACGCTCCACGGCGAGCGGGCCGTCGTCCGCCTCTTCGCCGACCCCGGCCGCCTGCTCGACCTCGACGACCTCGGCCTCGGCCCCGGCCTCCTCGATCCCCTCCGGGTCGCACTGGCCGAGGCCTCCGGCCTGATCGTCCTCTGCGGCCCGGCCGGCAGCGGCAAGACGACGACGCTCTATGCCTCCCTCCACGCCCTGGCCTCCAGCTCCGGGGGCCACCGCTGCATCGCCACCCTGGAAGACCCGATCGAGGCCGCCGTGCCGGGGGTCGTCCAGTCCCAGGTCAACCCGTCGGCCGGGTTCTCGCTGGAATCGGGCCTGCGGTCCCTGCTGCGCCAGGACCCGGAGGTGATCGCCGTCGGCGAGATCCGGGACCCCGCCACCGCCGAGGTCGCCTTCCAGGCCGCCCTGACCGGCCACCTCGTGCTGACCACCTTCCACGCCGGCTCCGCCGCCGGGGCCGTCGGCCGCCTCTCCGACATGGGGATCGAGCCGTATCTGCTCCGGAGCGGCGTCCGGGCCATCCTCTCCCAGCGCCTCGTCCGACTGCTCTGCGACTCCTGCGCCCGGCCGATCCGCTCGGCCGACGACCCCGCCCTGCTCGGCCTGCCGGTCGGACGTTGCCGGGCCCCCGTGGGGTGCGACCGATGCCGGGGGGCCGGATACCTCGGCCGCACCCCGGTGGCCGAGCTCCTCGTCCCCGGCCGGGGTCCCGTCGCCCGCGCCGTGCTCTCGCGGGCCGACGTGGACCGGATCGAGTCGGCCGCCGTCGCCTCCGGGATGGTCCCGCTCTGGGACCACGCCCGATCCTTCGCCTCGTCCGGCCTGACCAGCCCCGCCGAGATCCGTCGCGTCTTCGGGCTCGTTCACCACCCGGCCCCCGAAGGACCGGCGTCGGATCCCCGAGTCGAGGCGATAACCGAAGGCGGCGACGCGAATTCTCGGCCCCGGTGA
- a CDS encoding phasin family protein, with product MFELIKRAMFTGVGLASMTRDKVEELAKEVSRQADLSEAEAAKFQAELEKRAASAQEDLQKQIDQRVEMVTQRLGIGRAEDVAALSAKVAALSARIEALEEKQGGARHIITEAHG from the coding sequence ATGTTCGAGCTCATCAAGCGGGCCATGTTCACCGGCGTCGGACTCGCCTCGATGACCCGGGACAAGGTCGAGGAGCTGGCCAAGGAGGTCTCCCGGCAGGCCGACCTGTCCGAGGCCGAGGCCGCCAAGTTCCAGGCCGAGCTGGAGAAGCGGGCCGCCTCGGCGCAGGAGGATCTGCAGAAGCAGATCGACCAACGCGTCGAGATGGTCACCCAGCGGCTCGGCATCGGCCGGGCCGAGGACGTGGCCGCGCTCTCGGCGAAGGTCGCCGCCCTCTCCGCCCGGATCGAGGCGCTGGAGGAGAAGCAGGGAGGCGCTCGCCACATCATCACCGAGGCGCACGGCTGA
- a CDS encoding serine hydrolase domain-containing protein translates to MTRCLALLTLVASTMLIPEPTRAADGLPMGDPKQLGFDPESLDGIEQAIRRLVDDGQLAGGSALIARNGRRAYQVSVGLADREAGRPMAEDTIVRIASMTKPITSAAAMILVDDGKIALDDPLSKYLPEFAHLTVIKVKDEGESSEDTPPFEIAPAEGEITIRQLLTHTSGLSYRFAGKPHLAEMYARAGVSDGLSETPGSIGDNAWRIAQVPLLHHPGTAWEYSLSTDVLGRVVEVASGQSLDTFFRSRIFDPLGMDDTYFVLPEEKRDRLAAVYEPDEDGGIRPLDSRPEQHGPLVYSASYPTWDDGAYYSGGAGLVSTLGDYARFLQMLLNEGELDGVRVLEPGTVAAMTTDQVGDLEPPDWGHGRGFGFGFGVATREGEAPWAVGSYSWGGFFNTYFWVDPRNELVGVVFSQKYPSEGAGLSQDVLRITYEALAD, encoded by the coding sequence ATGACCCGATGCCTCGCCCTGTTGACCCTGGTCGCCTCGACCATGCTCATCCCCGAGCCGACTCGGGCGGCCGACGGCCTGCCCATGGGGGATCCCAAGCAACTCGGGTTCGATCCCGAGTCGCTCGACGGGATCGAGCAGGCGATCCGGCGGCTGGTCGATGACGGCCAGCTCGCCGGCGGGTCGGCGCTCATCGCCCGGAACGGGCGGCGGGCGTATCAGGTTTCCGTCGGCCTGGCCGATCGGGAAGCCGGGCGGCCCATGGCCGAGGACACGATCGTCCGGATCGCCTCGATGACCAAGCCGATCACCTCGGCGGCGGCCATGATCCTCGTCGACGACGGCAAGATCGCCCTGGATGACCCCCTCTCGAAGTACCTGCCCGAGTTCGCCCACCTCACCGTGATCAAGGTCAAGGACGAGGGCGAATCCTCCGAGGACACGCCCCCCTTCGAGATCGCCCCGGCCGAGGGGGAGATCACGATCAGGCAATTGCTGACGCACACCTCGGGCCTCTCCTACCGATTCGCCGGCAAGCCGCACCTGGCCGAGATGTACGCCCGGGCGGGGGTCTCCGACGGGCTCTCCGAGACCCCCGGCTCGATCGGCGACAACGCCTGGCGGATCGCCCAGGTCCCCCTGCTGCACCACCCCGGGACGGCCTGGGAATACAGCCTGTCGACCGACGTGCTCGGCCGGGTGGTCGAGGTCGCCTCGGGCCAGTCGCTCGACACGTTCTTCCGCTCCCGGATCTTCGACCCCCTGGGCATGGACGACACCTACTTCGTCCTCCCCGAGGAGAAGCGCGATCGCCTCGCCGCCGTCTACGAGCCGGACGAGGACGGCGGCATCCGACCGCTCGACTCCCGTCCCGAGCAGCACGGGCCGCTCGTCTACTCGGCGTCCTACCCCACCTGGGACGACGGGGCCTATTATTCCGGCGGCGCGGGGCTCGTCTCGACCCTGGGGGACTACGCCCGGTTCCTCCAGATGCTCCTGAACGAGGGGGAGCTGGATGGCGTCCGCGTGCTCGAGCCCGGCACGGTCGCGGCGATGACCACCGACCAGGTCGGCGACCTGGAGCCCCCGGACTGGGGCCACGGCCGGGGCTTCGGCTTCGGCTTCGGCGTCGCCACCAGGGAGGGCGAAGCCCCCTGGGCGGTCGGTTCCTATTCCTGGGGAGGCTTCTTCAACACGTATTTCTGGGTCGACCCCCGGAATGAGCTTGTCGGCGTCGTGTTCTCCCAGAAGTACCCCTCCGAGGGCGCCGGCCTCTCGCAAGACGTCCTCCGGATCACTTACGAGGCCCTGGCCGACTGA
- a CDS encoding PaaI family thioesterase, with protein sequence MERPEAPTPPTPGVPADVSDGGFWELLGMVPLPPARPGGPGRVSLRVGEQHLRSLGLMHGGVAAAMLDSFMGRAAFTGSPAGHHLVTVQLNVHFIRPARVGDTLIADGEIQHNGRRSAVVRSELRTDRGALIATGSGTFMHLPTGDGSVGPDRSGGGGSR encoded by the coding sequence ATGGAGCGACCCGAAGCCCCAACGCCCCCGACCCCGGGGGTCCCGGCCGACGTCTCCGACGGCGGATTCTGGGAGCTGCTGGGCATGGTCCCCCTCCCCCCCGCCCGGCCGGGGGGGCCGGGGAGGGTGTCGCTCCGGGTGGGGGAGCAACACCTGAGGAGCCTCGGCCTGATGCACGGCGGCGTCGCGGCGGCCATGCTCGATTCGTTCATGGGGCGGGCCGCCTTCACCGGCTCCCCGGCCGGTCACCACCTCGTGACGGTCCAGCTCAACGTCCACTTCATCCGACCCGCCCGGGTCGGCGACACCCTGATCGCCGACGGCGAGATCCAGCACAACGGGCGACGTTCGGCGGTCGTCCGGTCCGAACTCCGCACCGACCGAGGCGCCCTCATCGCCACCGGCTCCGGGACCTTCATGCACCTGCCCACCGGCGACGGGAGCGTCGGCCCGGATCGCTCCGGTGGGGGAGGGAGCCGATGA
- a CDS encoding MutS-related protein yields MSDRPDSTETEALPPAESLPDAPDPKAEYLRRRDARRSEADLLSARHRAIADARLGVSAVALAITGLAFGLGWMSGWWLIAPAVVFAGLVVAYDAVGRVLRRAGRRVAFYEAGLDRMEDRWAGRGDSGGRFLTPDHPFDADLDLFGTGSVFERLCTARTGSGTATLAAWLLRPASPDEVRARHGAVAELRDRLDLREDIALLGDDIERGLHPDALIAWGEAPPAFTSPAIRGVVTALAALNLVALGGWILGYGPVPILATVAATLLVNRLVRRDLARSIGAIDERADELRLLESLLGRLEREPFTSPRLLAVRALGGQDGEAPSRRIARLARLVTLLDFRRNQLFAPIAFLTLWTVHLGLAVERWRGRSGPSIGRWLDAVGQFEALCALASYAFERPDDRLPELVPEAGGPLLDARSIGHPLIPAHQVVRNDVTLGGPDGPRVLLVSGSNMSGKSTMLRSVGVNVVLALAGAPVRADSLRLSPLQLGATLRVQDSLQAGRSRFYAEITRLRTLVDLAASPPPLLFLLDEILHGTNSHDRRSGAEGVVKGLLDRGSIGLVTTHDLALAEIVVGLGHPAANVHFEDHLEDGQIRFDYVMRPGVVRKSNALELMRAIGLDV; encoded by the coding sequence TTGTCCGATCGTCCCGACTCCACCGAGACCGAGGCCCTCCCCCCGGCCGAATCCCTCCCCGACGCGCCCGATCCCAAGGCGGAATACCTCCGACGGCGAGACGCCCGGCGCTCCGAGGCTGATCTTCTGTCGGCCCGGCATCGGGCGATCGCCGACGCGAGGCTCGGCGTCTCGGCCGTCGCGCTGGCGATCACCGGGTTGGCCTTCGGCCTGGGGTGGATGTCGGGCTGGTGGCTGATCGCCCCGGCGGTGGTCTTCGCCGGGCTGGTGGTGGCCTACGATGCCGTCGGCCGGGTCCTCCGGAGGGCCGGACGCCGGGTCGCCTTCTACGAGGCCGGGCTGGACCGGATGGAAGACCGATGGGCCGGCCGGGGGGACTCCGGGGGCCGCTTCCTCACGCCCGACCACCCCTTCGACGCCGACCTCGACCTCTTCGGCACCGGCTCGGTCTTCGAGCGGCTCTGCACCGCCCGCACCGGCTCCGGCACGGCCACCCTCGCCGCCTGGCTGCTCCGGCCGGCGTCCCCGGACGAGGTCCGGGCTAGGCACGGGGCGGTCGCCGAGCTGCGGGACCGGCTCGACCTCCGGGAGGACATCGCACTGCTCGGGGACGACATCGAGCGCGGCCTCCATCCCGACGCCCTGATCGCCTGGGGGGAGGCCCCACCGGCCTTCACCTCTCCGGCGATCCGGGGCGTGGTGACGGCCCTGGCGGCCCTGAACCTCGTCGCCCTGGGGGGATGGATCCTCGGCTACGGCCCGGTGCCGATCCTGGCGACGGTGGCCGCGACCCTGCTGGTCAACCGGCTCGTCCGCCGGGATCTCGCCCGGTCGATCGGCGCCATCGACGAGCGGGCCGACGAGCTCCGCCTGCTCGAATCACTGCTGGGGCGGCTGGAGCGGGAGCCGTTCACGTCCCCCCGCCTGCTGGCGGTCCGGGCGCTGGGCGGCCAGGACGGCGAGGCGCCGTCGAGGAGGATCGCCCGGCTGGCCCGGCTGGTGACCCTGCTGGACTTCCGCCGCAACCAGCTGTTCGCCCCGATCGCGTTCCTGACGCTCTGGACCGTGCACCTGGGCCTGGCCGTGGAGCGATGGCGAGGTCGATCGGGCCCGTCCATCGGGCGCTGGCTCGACGCCGTCGGCCAGTTCGAGGCGCTCTGCGCCCTGGCCTCGTACGCATTCGAGCGCCCCGACGACCGGCTCCCGGAACTCGTCCCGGAGGCGGGAGGCCCGCTGCTCGACGCGAGATCGATCGGGCATCCGCTGATCCCCGCGCACCAGGTGGTGCGCAACGACGTCACCCTCGGCGGGCCCGACGGGCCGAGGGTGCTGCTGGTCAGCGGGTCGAACATGTCGGGCAAGAGCACGATGTTGCGATCGGTCGGGGTGAACGTCGTGCTCGCCCTGGCCGGGGCCCCGGTCCGGGCCGATTCGCTCCGGCTCTCGCCGCTCCAGCTCGGGGCCACGCTCCGGGTGCAGGACTCGCTCCAGGCGGGCCGGTCGCGGTTCTATGCGGAGATCACCCGGCTCCGGACGCTCGTCGACCTCGCCGCCTCGCCCCCCCCCCTGCTCTTCCTGCTGGACGAGATCCTGCACGGCACCAACTCGCACGACCGCCGGTCGGGCGCCGAGGGGGTGGTCAAGGGCCTGCTCGACCGCGGCTCGATCGGCCTGGTGACGACGCACGACCTCGCCCTCGCCGAGATCGTCGTCGGGCTCGGCCACCCCGCCGCCAACGTCCACTTCGAGGACCACCTCGAAGACGGGCAAATCCGGTTCGACTACGTCATGAGGCCGGGGGTGGTCCGCAAGAGCAACGCCCTGGAGCTGATGAGGGCCATCGGGCTGGACGTGTGA